Proteins encoded together in one Alteribacter keqinensis window:
- a CDS encoding type II secretion system F family protein — translation MAMYRYRGRNRNGVLVNGKLKSDSEKDARVKLKQKGVNVMEIKHLDSWLYKDVTLFQKVTTNDLVIFLRQFSTLLHAGLSLVDSIELLAKQTSNKLLKEGLVSVSEDIRTGSTFSDAAEKQRHVFPPLFTNMLKAGEAGGNIEEILDRLAVYYEKQHATKQKVISAVSYPAVVGVVAVGVVIFLLAFVVPTFADMFASFGSDLPWITAFVLTIGDVLQSYAWLLLLVVVLSGVGVALMARDKRYKYYLDYGLLKLPIFGSLLQKAAIARMSRTLSSLFSSSVPVLHATSIVERVVGNEVLARVIRDSRNSLEKGESMADPMERHWIFPPLVTQMVVVGEKTGSLDSMLGKVADFYEAEVDQATERLKTAIEPLLIVGLAVVVGVIVAAIAIPMFEIFDTIG, via the coding sequence ATGGCAATGTATCGTTACCGAGGCAGAAACCGGAACGGCGTTCTTGTTAATGGCAAATTAAAAAGTGATTCAGAAAAAGATGCGAGAGTGAAGCTGAAGCAAAAAGGCGTCAATGTCATGGAAATTAAGCATCTGGACAGTTGGCTCTATAAAGATGTGACACTGTTTCAAAAAGTGACCACAAATGATCTCGTCATCTTTTTACGCCAGTTTTCAACGCTCCTTCATGCCGGTCTTTCCCTCGTGGACAGCATCGAGCTTTTGGCTAAACAAACCTCAAACAAGCTCTTAAAAGAAGGGCTTGTTTCCGTGAGTGAAGATATCCGTACAGGTTCGACCTTCTCTGATGCGGCTGAAAAACAGCGTCATGTCTTTCCGCCTCTTTTTACGAACATGCTCAAGGCCGGGGAAGCGGGAGGGAACATTGAAGAGATTCTCGACCGTCTCGCTGTGTACTATGAAAAGCAGCACGCCACGAAACAAAAGGTCATCTCGGCTGTCTCGTATCCAGCTGTGGTTGGAGTGGTCGCCGTCGGTGTAGTCATTTTCCTTTTGGCTTTTGTGGTGCCGACCTTTGCAGATATGTTCGCAAGCTTCGGCTCTGACCTTCCGTGGATTACAGCATTTGTGTTAACAATCGGGGATGTGCTCCAAAGCTATGCATGGCTTCTGTTGTTAGTGGTGGTGCTCTCCGGAGTGGGGGTTGCGCTAATGGCGCGGGACAAGCGCTATAAATATTACCTGGACTACGGCCTGTTGAAGCTGCCGATTTTTGGCTCTCTTCTTCAAAAGGCAGCCATCGCCCGGATGTCCAGGACCCTGAGTTCCCTGTTTTCAAGCTCTGTGCCTGTTCTTCATGCCACGTCTATCGTAGAGCGGGTTGTAGGAAATGAAGTGCTGGCCAGAGTGATCCGGGATTCACGTAATTCTCTTGAAAAAGGAGAATCCATGGCCGACCCGATGGAGCGGCACTGGATTTTTCCGCCCCTCGTGACGCAGATGGTAGTCGTAGGGGAAAAAACAGGAAGCCTCGATTCCATGCTCGGAAAGGTCGCTGACTTTTACGAAGCCGAAGTAGATCAGGCAACTGAAAGACTGAAAACCGCCATCGAACCTTTGTTAATTGTGGGCCTTGCTGTCGTGGTCGGAGTCATTGTTGCGGCGATTGCCATACCGATGTTTGAGATCTTTGACACCATTGGGTAA
- a CDS encoding type IV pilus twitching motility protein PilT, translated as MKERLENLLVSAYELGASDVHLTVGVRPVFRINGELVQHEYDVLTPDITGEMARAIMPEEMWELFESKGEIDFSYGIPGISRFRINVYFQRSCISLAVRIVPTSIPTLDDLNMPGVLKDIAAKPQGLVLVTGPTGSGKSTTLAAMVNHMNRTMKRHIITLEDPIEYLHKHGNSIIDQREVGFDTKNFANGLRASLRQDPDVILVGEMRDLETIATAVTAAETGHLVLGTLHTTDAANTIERIIDVFPPEQQGQIRIQLASVLTAVVSQRLLKTSNGRGRVAATEILLNNSAVKNLIRTEKIFQIPTVLQTNRAQGMQTLEMSVNELLRERQIDRDAASYYISG; from the coding sequence GTGAAAGAGCGTTTGGAAAATCTACTCGTATCAGCATACGAACTGGGCGCCTCGGACGTCCACCTCACTGTCGGCGTCAGGCCGGTTTTCAGGATCAACGGAGAACTCGTCCAGCACGAATACGACGTTCTCACACCGGATATAACCGGAGAAATGGCCCGGGCCATTATGCCGGAGGAGATGTGGGAGCTTTTTGAATCAAAGGGAGAGATCGATTTTTCATACGGCATACCAGGGATTTCGAGGTTCCGTATTAACGTATACTTCCAACGGTCATGCATCAGCCTCGCTGTGCGGATTGTTCCGACTTCCATTCCGACACTTGATGACCTCAACATGCCAGGCGTATTAAAAGACATTGCAGCAAAACCCCAGGGACTTGTCCTTGTGACCGGTCCGACGGGATCGGGAAAATCGACGACCCTTGCTGCCATGGTCAATCATATGAACCGGACGATGAAACGTCATATCATCACACTGGAAGATCCAATCGAATACTTACATAAGCACGGCAATTCCATCATTGATCAGCGGGAAGTGGGGTTTGATACGAAGAACTTCGCCAACGGCTTAAGAGCCTCCCTCCGCCAGGATCCGGATGTCATTTTAGTAGGGGAAATGCGTGACCTTGAAACGATTGCCACCGCTGTAACGGCAGCGGAAACAGGACACCTCGTTTTAGGAACCCTCCATACAACCGATGCGGCAAACACGATTGAACGGATTATTGATGTATTTCCTCCCGAACAACAGGGGCAGATCCGGATTCAGCTCGCATCCGTGCTCACAGCCGTCGTTTCCCAGCGGCTGCTGAAAACCTCAAACGGCAGGGGACGGGTGGCGGCGACTGAGATTTTACTCAACAACAGTGCAGTGAAAAACCTGATCAGGACCGAAAAGATTTTTCAAATCCCGACCGTCCTTCAGACGAACCGGGCCCAAGGGATGCAGACCCTTGAAATGAGCGTGAATGAACTCCTTCGCGAACGGCAAATCGACCGGGATGCGGCATCCTATTACATAAGTGGGTAG
- a CDS encoding GspE/PulE family protein — translation MRTKHRRLGDILVEAGVVTKEQVEKTVSAKRRSQKLGDALLEHGLVTETQLIEVLEFQLGIPHVTLSRHPVDSQLTNLVPKDMAKRHLVLPFQKEGDKLRVAMADPMDYVAIDDLRMHTGFSIEPSIASKKDIQQSIYKYYELEPSMKEFAVEETEEEPAQRESQSIDEEEDAPVIRLVNQLFAAALQKEASDVHVDPHETKILVRYRIDGILRTEQALPKHFQNALVARVKIMANLNITETRLPQDGRVKVSMDKRQVDLRISTLPTVYGEKIVVRILDMSQAVTRIGDLGFNIVNKEHFENLLSRPSGMVLITGPTGSGKTSTLYAGLNALNDDEVNIMTIEDPVEYQMEGINQVQVNAKVGLTFAAGLRSMLRQDPNIVMVGEIRDRETAEIAVRASLTGHLVMSTLHTNSALSTIPRLIDMGVEPFLVMSSLTGVVAQRLVRRVCPECSETYEPTEQELKWFVKRGIDVDNLYRGRGCKLCNDTGYKGRMAIHEVLVIDDELRKLVLNNKPMTTIKEHVLKNDMIFLIEDGLLKAKKGETTLEEVLRVALDD, via the coding sequence ATGAGGACGAAACACCGCCGTTTAGGAGACATTTTAGTCGAAGCAGGAGTCGTAACAAAAGAGCAGGTTGAAAAGACGGTTTCAGCAAAGAGACGGTCCCAGAAGCTGGGGGATGCCCTGCTCGAGCATGGGCTCGTAACAGAAACACAGCTCATTGAAGTGCTGGAATTCCAGCTCGGAATTCCCCACGTGACCCTGAGCCGCCACCCCGTGGACAGCCAGCTCACGAACCTTGTGCCAAAAGACATGGCCAAGCGCCACCTTGTGCTTCCCTTTCAAAAAGAAGGGGATAAGCTCAGGGTGGCCATGGCTGATCCGATGGATTACGTGGCTATTGATGACTTAAGGATGCATACGGGTTTTTCCATTGAGCCGTCCATCGCATCAAAAAAAGATATTCAGCAGAGTATTTACAAGTACTATGAGCTCGAACCTTCTATGAAAGAGTTTGCGGTGGAGGAAACGGAAGAAGAACCTGCCCAACGGGAAAGCCAGTCCATTGACGAAGAGGAAGATGCACCGGTCATCCGACTTGTGAATCAACTCTTCGCAGCGGCTCTCCAAAAAGAAGCCAGTGACGTTCACGTCGACCCCCATGAAACGAAAATTCTTGTCCGTTACCGGATTGACGGTATTTTGCGTACCGAACAGGCACTGCCGAAGCATTTTCAGAATGCCCTTGTGGCCCGAGTGAAAATCATGGCTAACCTGAATATAACAGAAACCCGCCTTCCCCAGGACGGCCGGGTCAAAGTGAGTATGGACAAGCGTCAGGTGGACTTAAGAATCTCCACACTCCCTACGGTTTACGGGGAAAAAATCGTTGTGCGTATTCTCGATATGAGCCAGGCCGTGACGCGTATCGGCGACCTTGGGTTCAATATAGTGAACAAAGAGCACTTTGAAAACTTGTTGAGCCGTCCGTCGGGAATGGTCCTCATTACTGGCCCCACGGGTTCGGGGAAAACGTCTACCCTTTATGCAGGGCTCAATGCCTTGAATGACGATGAGGTCAACATTATGACCATAGAAGACCCGGTAGAGTATCAGATGGAAGGGATCAACCAGGTGCAGGTGAATGCAAAGGTAGGCCTGACGTTTGCGGCTGGTCTCCGCTCGATGCTCCGCCAGGACCCGAACATTGTCATGGTCGGGGAAATCCGGGACCGGGAAACGGCCGAGATTGCCGTCCGGGCCTCACTGACCGGTCACCTCGTCATGAGCACCCTTCATACAAACAGTGCCTTATCTACGATTCCAAGGCTGATTGATATGGGCGTGGAGCCCTTTCTTGTGATGTCGTCTTTGACAGGTGTGGTTGCACAGCGACTTGTCAGACGGGTATGTCCGGAATGCTCAGAAACGTACGAGCCTACTGAACAGGAGCTGAAATGGTTTGTAAAACGGGGCATTGACGTGGATAACCTTTACCGCGGCAGAGGATGTAAGCTCTGTAACGATACCGGCTACAAAGGGAGAATGGCGATTCATGAAGTCCTTGTGATCGACGATGAGCTTCGCAAACTCGTCCTTAACAACAAGCCGATGACCACCATTAAGGAACACGTTCTGAAAAATGACATGATCTTTTTAATTGAAGACGGGCTTCTTAAGGCGAAAAAAGGAGAAACCACGCTTGAAGAAGTTCTCCGTGTGGCTTTGGATGATTAG
- a CDS encoding G5 domain-containing protein yields the protein MKFHEWFAATLLVLVGSVAFLSLFSYTGTLVYSTWWEKDRLDRETQLASVDVSEMSEEEAAAALEGEINAWQEEASVTLTWYDETITLPNDMFTFDVDTTVEQVFAGEGYENGIIVRADESELKKQLSLFVFAEDPAHKTNTEALALDLEAEVAFLPAEDTVKHVHDYLYEEVKPMEGLIQTANRSVTHSEQLMAWVSAMDHVTIPAEGTFSLLGTMEERGLDPVKSEDLVVLASAVYEALLWSNFEVLERSQRHELLDGVPLGFDANVVPFERNLVFFNPNASGYDLHLRMENNQLTAELHGLPLPYDIRVEVEQTAEIEPKTRVRFSSQRTEGDRAVIDNGAPGYQARTVRTIARWDEEEPERETVSEDYYTAQNRLEEWSIEERITEEEEDEDFIFDPADPDGDNGDNGDPWGNNGQDDDPFGNGDDNDPWGSDDNGDPWGNGEQDQDNNNQWNGNGQNGSDPADPGNNSQWPPSENNNQTPGGSGTNPFEPGNGSGNGTGTQPGQGGSGPGNGFPPSQPGQDSDSSLPPGQESGEYEEEDIDIKGY from the coding sequence ATGAAGTTTCATGAATGGTTTGCCGCAACATTGCTCGTTTTGGTCGGAAGTGTCGCGTTTCTTTCCCTTTTTTCTTATACAGGTACGCTGGTTTACAGCACGTGGTGGGAAAAAGACAGGCTGGATAGGGAAACCCAGCTCGCAAGTGTAGACGTCAGTGAAATGAGTGAAGAGGAAGCGGCGGCTGCCCTGGAGGGGGAAATTAATGCATGGCAGGAGGAGGCTTCTGTCACTCTCACTTGGTATGACGAGACGATTACCCTTCCAAACGACATGTTTACTTTTGACGTGGACACCACCGTTGAGCAGGTGTTTGCAGGGGAAGGGTATGAAAACGGGATCATTGTGAGAGCGGATGAGTCAGAGTTGAAGAAGCAGTTATCCCTTTTTGTTTTTGCAGAAGATCCTGCACATAAGACAAATACAGAAGCTCTTGCCCTTGACCTTGAAGCTGAAGTTGCCTTTTTGCCGGCAGAGGATACAGTAAAGCATGTCCATGATTATTTATACGAAGAAGTAAAACCAATGGAAGGGCTTATTCAGACTGCGAACCGAAGTGTTACCCATAGTGAACAGCTGATGGCGTGGGTCAGTGCTATGGATCACGTGACGATTCCGGCAGAAGGGACGTTTTCACTTCTCGGTACGATGGAGGAACGGGGGCTTGATCCGGTAAAAAGTGAAGACCTGGTTGTCCTTGCATCAGCCGTTTATGAAGCGCTTCTGTGGAGTAACTTCGAAGTACTTGAGCGTTCTCAGCGTCATGAGCTTCTTGATGGCGTTCCTCTCGGGTTTGATGCCAATGTCGTTCCATTTGAGCGAAATCTTGTTTTTTTTAATCCGAACGCCAGCGGCTATGACCTGCATTTAAGAATGGAAAACAACCAGCTCACAGCAGAGCTGCATGGTCTGCCTCTCCCTTACGACATTCGTGTAGAAGTGGAGCAGACAGCTGAAATTGAACCTAAAACACGCGTCCGTTTTTCCAGTCAGAGAACGGAAGGTGACCGGGCTGTGATTGATAACGGGGCACCGGGATATCAGGCAAGAACGGTACGTACGATTGCCCGCTGGGATGAAGAAGAACCCGAAAGAGAAACCGTCTCTGAAGATTACTATACGGCCCAAAACCGTCTTGAGGAATGGAGCATTGAAGAGCGGATAACGGAAGAGGAAGAAGATGAGGACTTCATCTTCGATCCAGCTGATCCGGATGGAGACAACGGTGATAATGGAGATCCTTGGGGGAACAACGGTCAGGACGACGATCCCTTCGGTAATGGAGATGATAACGATCCATGGGGCAGTGACGATAACGGGGATCCGTGGGGCAACGGTGAACAGGACCAGGATAATAACAACCAGTGGAATGGAAACGGACAGAATGGGTCCGACCCTGCAGATCCGGGTAACAACAGTCAGTGGCCTCCTTCTGAAAACAACAATCAGACACCGGGAGGATCAGGAACAAATCCTTTTGAACCGGGCAATGGCAGCGGGAACGGAACCGGTACGCAGCCGGGACAAGGCGGCTCCGGACCAGGAAATGGATTCCCCCCTTCCCAACCGGGACAGGACTCAGACAGCAGCCTCCCGCCGGGACAGGAGTCCGGTGAGTACGAAGAAGAAGACATCGATATTAAAGGCTACTAG
- a CDS encoding sensor domain-containing diguanylate cyclase has product MERERKQAVWAIWFIVFPVFVFFIVDHFRAFPGENVTGLLSFAVLIILVSLFPIRIKSTSLIPLHGIALAVFLQFGLIAEMAVTQLALFTALLMLRLSKKEIYRIPFNSVIFLGVSMVSAGVFYLLGGTTGSMERMTADVVIPAAGYALTFFITNHLFIYVAIKYLTKRDVSFWDEGLKWEAFSAVMIVPVGLTVAMLYNQIGFMAILIMGIPFVSVSLILRQFHNSETTNGLLKKVSSYGYQVNENLSVDKIIDLFMDHVQTIFPVDAVHVYDYNPKDGLRFRNSTESVEGRQVDKLSLKVSQTSETLHFQSYKQWQEVETQDILSDTESVISVPVMRNQECVAVITLTSGRKRVFEKRHVMILEFMANYLAVAVQNARNYEMKKKESERCALTNLYNFRYFENLLLEKFDKGTSEDQQFAIILLDLDHFKRVNDTYGHHSGNEVLCQVADVLTNTVGSAGTVARYGGEEFVVLIEDTNLSFARSLAETLRQALENQPFVVENDLSEGNESLINITASIGVAGKSEPDETAMAVLRNADRAMYTGAKQQGRNRVAQFS; this is encoded by the coding sequence TTGGAAAGAGAGCGGAAGCAAGCTGTCTGGGCAATTTGGTTTATTGTGTTTCCCGTCTTTGTTTTTTTTATCGTTGATCATTTTCGGGCGTTTCCCGGTGAGAACGTTACCGGCCTTCTTTCTTTTGCAGTTCTTATTATCCTCGTTTCATTGTTTCCGATAAGGATAAAAAGCACGTCGCTCATTCCTCTTCACGGAATTGCACTGGCTGTATTCCTGCAGTTCGGCCTTATTGCAGAGATGGCTGTTACACAGCTTGCTCTGTTTACAGCTCTTCTCATGCTGAGACTCTCGAAAAAAGAGATTTACCGTATTCCGTTTAACTCTGTTATTTTTCTCGGTGTATCCATGGTTTCAGCCGGAGTCTTCTATCTTCTCGGCGGAACCACAGGGAGCATGGAGCGGATGACCGCAGACGTGGTTATTCCTGCTGCAGGATATGCACTGACGTTTTTTATTACAAACCATTTGTTTATTTATGTGGCCATCAAGTACCTTACGAAGCGGGACGTCAGCTTTTGGGATGAGGGGCTTAAGTGGGAAGCCTTTTCAGCGGTGATGATTGTGCCCGTGGGTCTAACCGTTGCTATGCTCTACAACCAGATTGGATTTATGGCAATTTTAATCATGGGTATTCCTTTTGTGAGTGTAAGCCTGATCCTGCGTCAGTTCCATAATTCAGAAACAACGAATGGCCTTTTGAAAAAAGTAAGTTCGTATGGTTATCAAGTGAATGAAAACCTCAGTGTGGATAAAATCATCGATCTGTTTATGGACCATGTGCAAACGATTTTTCCTGTGGATGCGGTTCATGTATATGACTACAACCCAAAAGACGGGTTGAGATTCAGGAATTCGACTGAATCTGTTGAAGGCAGACAGGTGGATAAGCTCAGTCTGAAAGTAAGTCAGACGAGTGAGACCCTGCATTTTCAATCGTATAAACAGTGGCAGGAAGTAGAAACACAGGATATTTTGAGTGACACAGAGTCTGTGATCAGTGTTCCTGTCATGCGTAACCAGGAATGCGTGGCTGTTATTACTCTTACATCAGGGAGAAAAAGAGTGTTTGAAAAACGCCACGTCATGATTCTTGAGTTTATGGCAAACTATCTGGCAGTAGCTGTTCAAAATGCAAGGAACTATGAAATGAAGAAGAAAGAAAGCGAACGCTGTGCCCTTACAAACCTTTATAATTTCCGGTATTTTGAGAACCTCCTTCTGGAAAAATTCGATAAAGGTACTTCGGAAGATCAGCAATTTGCCATTATTCTTCTCGATCTCGATCATTTTAAAAGAGTCAATGATACATATGGACACCATAGCGGCAATGAAGTGCTCTGTCAGGTTGCTGATGTTCTTACCAACACGGTCGGCAGCGCAGGTACAGTAGCAAGATACGGGGGAGAGGAGTTCGTCGTCTTAATTGAAGATACAAACCTTTCTTTTGCCCGCAGTCTTGCAGAGACCCTTCGCCAGGCGTTGGAGAACCAACCGTTTGTTGTGGAGAATGATCTTAGTGAAGGGAACGAATCGCTCATTAACATTACGGCCAGTATTGGCGTGGCAGGAAAGTCTGAGCCGGACGAGACTGCAATGGCCGTTCTCAGGAATGCGGACCGGGCTATGTATACAGGAGCGAAACAACAGGGGCGCAACCGGGTGGCGCAGTTTTCATAA
- a CDS encoding bifunctional folylpolyglutamate synthase/dihydrofolate synthase has protein sequence MSKINLGLERVELLMEKLRHPERRVKTIHVAGTNGKGSTTAYLREMLKEAGFITGTYTSPYWDTPAEQIAINGEHIRESELEKCLSEIAPAIKETETDLGSVVTEFERMTAAALYYFSTMKPVDIAIIETGMGGRRDATNVIVPLVSIITTVGMDHEAWLGDTIRVISREKAGVIKSGVPVFTAVQGEALDVIKEEARLKHTKVYEAGKAAKITIEERKKDETTFQYSSSYKDLKNLSTLMPGDHQVTNAALGIMAIDYMKQYYAMMVDDEAIRNGIKQAVMPGRLEKVSKNPVVLLDTAHNPQAIEALAKTIKARYQDTDFNVLFGVMKDKDYKQMLQMLRESFSEVLVTSFDDERAASIDQLQLNEITAVDDVRSWLEKNNQPLIITGSQKFIGQVRQYLT, from the coding sequence ATGTCTAAAATTAATCTTGGTCTTGAACGAGTCGAGCTTTTAATGGAAAAACTCCGCCACCCGGAGCGAAGAGTCAAAACGATCCACGTTGCCGGAACAAACGGGAAAGGGTCAACAACCGCATATCTCAGGGAAATGCTTAAGGAAGCGGGCTTCATTACAGGGACATACACATCACCGTACTGGGATACACCGGCAGAGCAGATCGCCATTAACGGGGAACACATCCGTGAATCGGAACTTGAAAAATGTCTCAGTGAAATCGCTCCCGCTATAAAAGAAACAGAAACCGATCTCGGGTCTGTGGTGACGGAATTTGAACGGATGACCGCAGCCGCTCTCTATTATTTTTCCACAATGAAGCCGGTTGACATTGCCATTATTGAAACAGGCATGGGGGGACGACGAGATGCCACAAATGTGATTGTGCCTCTCGTTTCTATTATTACAACCGTAGGCATGGATCACGAAGCATGGCTTGGTGACACGATTCGGGTTATTTCCCGGGAAAAAGCCGGGGTTATAAAGTCGGGGGTGCCTGTATTTACTGCAGTACAGGGAGAAGCGCTGGACGTAATAAAAGAAGAAGCCCGCCTTAAGCATACGAAAGTTTACGAGGCAGGGAAGGCCGCCAAAATCACAATTGAAGAGCGGAAAAAAGATGAAACCACCTTTCAATACAGCTCTTCTTACAAGGATCTGAAAAACCTCTCAACGCTAATGCCAGGCGATCACCAGGTGACTAACGCAGCACTTGGGATTATGGCCATTGATTACATGAAACAATACTATGCCATGATGGTCGATGATGAGGCCATTCGTAATGGGATAAAGCAGGCGGTGATGCCGGGACGCCTGGAGAAGGTAAGTAAAAACCCGGTGGTTCTGTTGGATACAGCCCACAATCCCCAGGCCATTGAAGCTCTTGCGAAAACAATAAAAGCACGCTACCAGGACACTGATTTTAACGTTTTATTCGGTGTGATGAAAGATAAAGACTACAAACAGATGCTTCAGATGCTTAGGGAGAGTTTTTCAGAGGTGTTGGTGACCTCATTTGATGATGAACGCGCAGCTTCAATCGATCAGCTTCAGTTGAATGAAATTACAGCGGTAGACGATGTCCGGTCATGGCTGGAGAAAAACAACCAGCCACTTATTATTACAGGGTCCCAGAAATTCATCGGCCAGGTCCGTCAATATCTGACATGA
- a CDS encoding ATP-grasp domain-containing protein: protein MRYGWLVYNSSLLTPKFLDYGKWMQRAAEAAGITLDLVLNSEVLVMIDRNGERKLRFPGHLHRPDFVHYADKDLHLARHLEATGIPLFNRSRAIEICDNKALMHTALAGSAVPVPRTIIAPKVFDGCVQGNDTFIEQIVGELGLPVIVKEAYGSFGEQVYKADTEERLRKLITEIGSKEAVFQEMVRSSEGKDVRLNVVGSQVVAAMKRTSEVDFRANVTAGGTTEPYDPSPEEEALAVLAAKVAGADFAGVDLLFGEDGPVLCEINSNPHIRSIYECTEVDVAPRMIEYIAEKVYR from the coding sequence ATGCGCTACGGATGGCTTGTTTATAACAGCAGTTTACTTACACCTAAATTTCTCGATTACGGGAAGTGGATGCAGCGGGCAGCGGAGGCGGCCGGGATCACACTGGACCTGGTTTTAAACAGTGAGGTTCTTGTCATGATTGACCGAAACGGCGAGCGGAAATTACGATTCCCCGGTCACCTTCATCGTCCTGATTTTGTTCATTACGCCGATAAGGACCTCCACCTTGCCAGGCACCTTGAAGCGACAGGTATTCCGCTTTTTAACAGAAGCCGTGCAATCGAGATCTGTGACAATAAAGCGCTCATGCACACTGCTCTTGCAGGCAGTGCCGTTCCTGTACCAAGAACGATCATTGCCCCGAAAGTGTTCGACGGCTGTGTACAGGGAAACGACACGTTTATTGAACAAATCGTGGGAGAGCTCGGTCTGCCGGTAATTGTGAAAGAAGCGTACGGATCGTTTGGAGAGCAGGTATATAAAGCAGATACAGAGGAGCGGTTACGTAAATTAATTACTGAAATCGGTAGTAAAGAAGCGGTCTTTCAGGAGATGGTCCGGTCAAGTGAGGGAAAAGATGTCCGGCTTAATGTTGTGGGCAGCCAGGTTGTTGCGGCGATGAAGCGCACGTCGGAGGTCGATTTCCGGGCAAACGTCACAGCCGGGGGAACGACGGAGCCTTATGATCCTTCCCCCGAGGAAGAAGCGCTGGCTGTCCTTGCTGCCAAAGTAGCAGGAGCGGATTTTGCCGGGGTTGATTTACTGTTCGGCGAGGACGGCCCGGTGCTTTGCGAGATTAATTCCAATCCTCATATTAGAAGTATTTATGAGTGTACCGAAGTGGATGTGGCGCCTCGGATGATTGAGTATATTGCGGAGAAGGTTTACAGATAG